The sequence CTACCTGATTCATAGACAGCTTGAAAACGCAAGGAAAAAGAAGGGGAAAATCGCTTGAAAATGGCCAAGAAGGTAGAGATGACAACGTGGCCCATTTCTTGTTCCCTTCGTGGGCCATAACGGAAGAAAAGACTCGCCCCAACGAGCCCATTATTCTCATCGTCTCTCCAACCCACCAGGCCGACATTTagaatgacaggtgggcccataTGCGTACCGTATAAGAGCCAAGAGTGAAAACGGAACCCTAGATCCCACAGCTTCACGATCCCCTTCGGCCGCCACCCCCCTCAAGTCCCCAAGATCCCCAACCTCTTCGCCTTCAttccttccgccgccgccgaagccccGCTCGAAGGTACGTCCTCTCTCTGCCCCCCATTCTTCTCCGCCTCTGGTATGAACTCGTCGTAGGTGTGCATCTTTTCCGTCGGAGCTGCTCCCGTAGTAGAGCCGTAGAGGTGAGATTGTTTGCAAGGTTCTTGTAGTGGCTGTACGGGAGCTGCTCCACTACTGCTGTATCGCTTAGGAGAAACCTTGTTAAGGTTGCCTTGGTCATGCTGATGCATTTCTGTGTTAGAGAGTGAAcagcaaatatttttttatgattATATATACAAAGCTGTTGGTACCTTGCTGTCTTTTGCGTTGATATGGTGATTGTTTCATTATTATTAGGGGTCGAACCGGAGTGGTGGTTTTGTTTCAGGCTTTCAGCGTGTTGTTGCTTCGTTATTTGTCGTTAGCCGGCGAAATTAAGCTTTTCTTTGGGGGGCATGCGTGCTCTACAGAACTTGAACCCTTTCGAATTAGAGTTCACTTTACAAGTTGAAACTAGAACATGATGTTTGATAGGCTCGCTTGGTTACAATAGCCCTCTAACTGGAGAGCTGAGACTGGATGTAGCCAACTAGCCACGTATTGGTCCTCACGAATTGAACATTGTCCCTTCGATTTTATAGAGTATAAGTAGTTGTGACCTTGATGGCGCCTGGGCTGAATTGGCTAGCAGATAGCTGCCACACATGTTCCTGAGCTGAGCAGGGCTCAGGGCTGTTACGTGCCAGTACTCCTGCTTAATATCGATCTGAAGTCAGCAGCTTTCTACACTCTTTGTTGACACAAATCTTTTCATTTCATTACAAAACTAATGTTCTGCCTAATATTTCACATAGTACTATAGTATGCTACATCATTCTATTCCTAAAAGAAGCACCTGATAGCTGCAATGCCCTCACTTCACACTGATAATGAACTTCACCAATTATCATATAGTCTGATGCACTTTCTCTTTTCTCATATTTGTGGCAGAAATGGTGAGAGTAAGTGTGCTCAATGATGCCCTTAAGAGCATGTACAATGCTGAAAAGCGTGGCAAGCGCCAGGTCATGATCAGGCCATCATCGAAGGTCATCATTAAGTTCCTCATCGTCATGCAAAAGCATGGTATGTTTCATATCATTCATCGTATATGCTGCTTCCTTTCATGCGCAGGATTCactgttttaaatagcgggctatagcggttTTCGCGGAGCTGCCGCTATGAGCACTACAGTACAAAATAGCGCGCTATATCGGGCTATAGCGGCGCTAATAGCGTTTTGAGGATCCTTCCGCTAAATCCTATAGCCCGCCATTTAAAACATTGGCAGGATTTTAAATTATATGGTGAGGCTGTTGCCAACTCAGAACTCACTAACTGATGATGCTATTCTTTTCACTGCAGGATACATTGGGGAGTTTGAGTTTGTTGATGATCATCGTTCTGGTAAGATAGTAGTTGAACTCAATGGAAGGCTCAACAAATGTGGTGTGATCAGCCCACGCTTTGATGCTGGTGTGAAGGAAATTGAGTCCTGGACAGCGAGGCTGCTCCCCTCACGTCAGGTATTTCATTGGAAGCGACTAATATCTTTTGTGCAACCATCAATAAGCTATGCAGCTTAACCTTCGAACCATGTTTTCTAAGAACCTCATTTTTTGTGTTGCAGTTTGGCTACATCGTTCTAACCACCTCTGCTGGCATCATGGACCATGAAGAGGCGAGGAGAAAGAATGTGGGAGGGAAGGTCCTTGGCTTCTTCTACTAGGAAAATCTAGTATCCACATATCAGATTATCCCAGTAATTGTTAAGTTAAAAGAACATAGTTTTGTAGCTGTCTAGAAGCCAAAAGCACGCAGAGATCACCTATTCTGCATTGTCTTGTTCTGGATTTTGTTGACCCATTTAGTTTTTGTCACTAAGTTGTTGCTTGGCCCCCTTTTTAGCTTGTGCATCAGTTGGATGCAATCTGCTGGTGTACCTGGTATGTTAGTTCTGAATCTTGGTACTATGATGCACTCACTTGAGCGGAGTGCATGTGGAGCGATTTGCTGATTCATCCTGTATCACTGTATTTCCCAAGTCCCAACTGAGAGTGTTGATGTTCTGTTGCATGTGAGATGGTAGGCAGGCTGATATGGTCAAGAGCTATTGTCAACTAAACTCGTGACTGTTGAGGCAGCTGCTGGTTGATCATACCAGGTTGAATTGGCTTATTCAATCTGGTAGCTGCGAAGTACACTAGGAAttcctctgaagtgagcaacAGCAGAACACACAGGGTCTAAACATCTGGAAGAACTTACATGGTTTCACTTCAGCTGTTAAGCCATGCACCATCATCATTTCACCAATTATTGCAGATGCAGCGAGTTATTTATTCAGCCAAGTTACTTATGAGATGAAGTAGATGCCCTGGTTTCTTTTCGTAAAAACAAGGAGGCAGGTTGAAGAGACCCATCACATTAGGTAAGTCTACCCTACTCTCTCTGAGTCATTTGTGACAGTGTGATCTGATGGTGACAAAGCAGTGTTCGTCAATTTGTACTGCTCTTTCTCGTGCCGTTTCGTCAAGGGTACCTACCTTGTTTTGTTACCCAGAGGAAGAATCCTTGCGGATGGGGAAGAAGACTTTTGTGTCCGAGTGTGAATTGTTTACCTTGACGTGCTGGACCCTCCAGGGAAGATAAACTTATAAAAGCTGGAGTCTTCTCTTCAGTCTTCACTTATCCCTCCGGTAGCTTGTGATGATCCATTGCTTGCCATGATCATGAAACCGATGAAGATAGCTTTGCACATTTACTCAAGACCACGACAAGTTAGTAGTGGATTCATTTGCACACCCAATTATGTGCGACCTGATTCAGTCAAATGAAACCTTGGTTTATCATTGTCAAGACTTGAGAACCGGGTTTTAAATTGAACCGGTTGGTAGAGCCACAGAGCTGAGAGGTGAGAGGACGCCCACCTAGATTTGAACCGGCACGCTCACCATGGAGCTATACTTTCCTTCAAAATCTGGTTTCAGCGTGATCATGGACAACCAGCATTCGGTGGTACTGCTCTAactaaaaaatttcaaagcCCGGAAATGCCTCCTTCCCTTGGTTGAAAGAAAGACCCTTCAAAACTCAGTTAAAAAATGGAAATCAGAGATACACAGCTTTCAGTTTGCTTCTAAAGAGGGTGATTTGTTTACCAAGTTATTCCCGGGGCTTAGAACTTAGTAGGTTTCTAAGTTTCttcaatagaaaaaaaaaattattagtgGGAACCAAATTGTAGCCGAAGAGAACCTGGTGCTACACTCCAGGACCAATTTGGGGGGTCTGCAGTGTCCGAAGCTTTTGAACCTAGTCACTATATGTACTGCTGTTAATTTCAGTAACCTGATGCTATTATGGCTGCCCGAACTATTCATCAGATAAATTGTCGTGTCCAATAAGTCAAATTCTTATGAAAAGGGCACCGCAAtgatattaaaaaaaaactaaggaACGGCTTGCATGCTGCACACCACACGTAATTGGCAGTTGACATTGGACATGTAAAAAAACAGTGGAGCGCCGTTACTGAGCAAAGTAAACGAGCCACTGTTCTGCACTGGAAAACGTATCGGTGAATTCCTCCAAAACGTTCCACTCCTCTGAACTTATTATCTGCACCGCAACAAATAAAGGTTCTGATTTCTGAACTTCGTCAGAAAGACAAGGAAACACTGAACCTGCACCTCTCTCCTGCACACACCGCACCACACTCTGACCCTAATCCGATGCTGGATGCCGATCCGAGCTGGCGTCCCGATGCGCTGCTCCCGGCCCGCGGAACTGGAAGAATCTCGCGCGGTAAACGCTTTGATCACTCATGCAAGGTGCATTGCAACCAACTAGGCGCCCTGATTAAAATACTGTCGCCGAGTCAGAGAGCTGGAGGGCTCTGACTCTCCGATCATCTGATGAGGTTTCAGGATTCAGAGCTCGCTCGCAACCACCGGTCGCAGGGCCGTAGCTACCGCATCCGCCGATTAAAAATACCCCGCCCGCGGCCCGCATGATCAATGCATATACTGCAGCGCAGCGAGGGAGCCATGGGTCTCGTCTGCACGCGACGGCGATGCTTGCCTGATCCGCGAGCTCTGACCTTGCAGCGTTTGTTTAACTGCTTGTCCTCGTCAGGGCGACAGCATTCCGGTGCTCCAGCTGCGCACGGGATTGCGGCGCCGGCGAGTAGCCGGACAGGGAGATCTCGCGCACGTGATGATGGGGAGGGGATGCGAGATGCTGCTGCGATGCGGGGACGGAGCAGCTAACCGCGACACGCACTGACTTTAGAAACAAGCCGAGTCTCTGACCTGCTTCAGCAACAAGCTTGCGATCGCGCGAGCAGCTGCATATGCCTGCatcatcagaattcagaagcTCATACATGTACTCCAACTTGCGTTGCAATTTGCAAACGATATGGCTCGCCATGGCGCTTACTTTGGCACTACTTAAAGCGTCCAGTTGCCCTGCCGCTACGAATTCCGCGCGGATTTCGTGGGATCATGTTCAGGCGCTGCCGCGGCGCGAGCTGAGGAAGAGCTTTGACGGGGGGAGGGCAGGGAGCGGAGGAATCGTTGGTACGTGGGCGACGAGCTCGCTCCGAGGAAGAGAGGGGATGGATGCATGGGTTGGAGGCGGGCTCGCTGGCATTCGCTGCTCCTGCTCCCGGATCCGGATCAAATCATTCCCTTCGCCGTATCACTTCTCCACGTGGTCTCTCCTCTCCTTCGATCGTCTTCCTCAAGCAGTCAAGCGCTCGCTGCCTGCAGTTCCCGATCGAGCTAGCTCGTGCCCAATATAATTGTCCTTGCTCGTCATGCTTTGTCGTTGTGGGGTTCCATTTGACCTGACCATACGTTCGTTGGAACAAGAGCCGGTAGTTTAGAGGTAGAGATAGTCAGCGACACACACTATATTGTGTACTGCGTCAACTAGCAAATTTCAGTGGGCAGAATGCAACAGGACGTAAAAACACTTTTTTTTTAACATGCAATTGGATTTGATGTGAAACTCTACGTCTCGAGATCTTTTAGTTCTAGCTAATCCAttttttctcttattttctcgTATCACTAATAAAAGTTCATTTGAACACATGAAGTTCAATATGATATCTACGGGAAAATGTTATCTTTAAAAGAGAGCCATataatatgaaaatattttgttGTCAATatatgcaaactaaattttagtTAGGCGGTGCGGTGATCAAAATCCTAGCTAAAAAAGTTTGGCCAACAACAATCCTGATGATTATACCAATTTTGTCTGTGGCAACGCACGGACATAATTACCTAATATTTGAATAACTAGATAATTAAAGTTGAAATCAAAGGGTTAACTGTGTAACAAATGATTATTTTAGAAAAACTGGCTTGGAGGATATCATCAATTTGCAACGTCTGTGTAGATTATTGTCGATGCGTTGCTATAGGGCAATTTACAACAGTAGCTATTTGACGTTGGATATGGCGACCCCGGCAATGACATTGTAGGAGAAGAGTGCTTGTAAAAGTCTATTTTACTCTTGCTGGTTGGTGGAGCCACCCATCATTGCCTCattatatttttctttatttttcgtACAACAGTTTTGTTCAAAATGGTTCCACTCTGTATAACTATGTAAAACTACGGAAAACAACAAAGGGTgctggtgatgatgatgcttgGAGTACTATCATTTTGCGTTAACTTTCTTCTTATCGGATAAGTATTGTATTTTAACAAATGAAGGGTCATCCAACAATAATCTATAAATTTGGGTggttggagagtcaaaccacaTTTTTTTCAAGTGTATATATCATCATCAAACACCACAGTGATAATTTATATGGTCCTATAGAGCCATTTTTTATTTCATGAAGTTTTTTTCAAGCACTTAACACCTAAAcaataatatctataaaaaTCATAAATAACATATACATCTTTTCTTATGATGCATTGTGGTAAATTTCTATTGCGGTTGACATGGCAGTTATATTGCATCGGACTTTTAGTTTGTTGATTTTGGGTTGTTgcttaaaaaaaaatctccggGTGCTAGCTGCTAGCCTCTTGATCTAGAATGAAACAACAAAGCTATGTCAACGCATAATTTGTCCATTGGAAACAGCATGCATAGACTTGCGAGGGAGATAATTTATTCTGGAGAAATTATGAGAGATAGTTTATCTGTGCAAACATGCATATCATGCAACTCCTGATGTGACCTCTCAAACAATTTCTGACCATCCATTTGATCCTTCATCGCAAAGTAGGCTCACCTCAGCCAGAAAAGGCGAGAAAGAACACAGGACAAGCAAAAGAAACCAAAATAAAGGGACGTGCACAGATGCAGATGACACAGGACTGAAACAGCTCCCAGCTGCTGGTTCATCTGGAGTTTCAGGATGAGAGGATGACACAACCTTGAACTGTTCCATCCCTATCTCCTCGATCAGCATGCATAGTGtcgcgggatttctagggtacccacagccgggtggcggaacgcacccgcctattcccagagggtgtgtactcgggaaggtactaggcgattgggctaatctggctctgagacaagcacacaagaacacacgatctagagtggttcgggccgccggagcgtaataccctacgtccactggaagaggttttgatcttggttgtgtatgaatctatcctctgtcGGGTCTTGGCTTATTCCCAGCCTGAGttttccttctagcgggcgcccccttttatagaccaaggggtgcggatacataggacgttggggccccgacaagtgggcccaacgtgactgtgcagcatactgcgcagagtatttaaatgactacagtggttacgaatctttcctccggtatgcttccatgccctgctgaccctctgacgaagggtggtcttctcttgtcccgtcagctaggtgcccgttgggggaacgtagcttgcggcgtgacctgttgaggctattatgtaggcgtcataatgggtgaagccgagccgtcgtatccatctgttgtGGCAGACTGACaagcgcggcgtgggcggcgccagcagccccaccatgcatcttggtaatacgcgatcaatagtgccccctggtcaaagaatcgcctcggcttctgctacatcaatgcggacgtcctcctaccgcaatgaatacagcggtaggtgaaccttaatatggagaccaagcggctttatatacgtgtctgtgcttgcagacacgtggcggctccggaccaccccgaggcggagtgtcgattccttcccttggcgaggggtccggttactataccgggggtccgagaccccaaaggggggtccgggattccgtggggatccggacctccacgggaggtccggagcctccggctgttcgggctgagcgcctgcttcttccggaacacgtggagctcccggacctttcccaaccagaggacgggtccgggaccgttgtcatGTGAACTGGGCTCCAGatcgcaggggtccggctgtttggttgtagttaaGGATGACCACAAGGCTCTTGTCTAgtctagacacagcaagatggggtaccccagtcctggggtaccgacagtggcccccgggcccacctcgggagaggtacgaacccgcgggtggggcctacTATTGtgatgtgtttccacgcaaACTTAATTGCGTCGGTGTGCTCATGCAAAGAGCGGGtgccccggacccctgaggccggtacaccggttgccTGGTTCAGGTTCTAGAGCgctctccacagggcgacgaaggtgtaggcttagggtgcggaaccaagctaagtgGCTACACGGacctcggatcgctcagggagcaagcaccacttcccggaaCCAGctcttgagtcgaccgtggcgagcggtctccgccggagcgggccaccggagtggacttgagtcgaccgtggcgagcggtctccgccggagcgggccaccggagtggacttgagttgaccgtggcgagcggtctccgccggagcgggccaccggagtggacttgagtcaaccgtggcgagcggtcgtTGCTGACGATCTGATGAAATATATCACCGGATCTGAGAGTAAGGTgtgagaaaccaagccttatactagaagggagctcgggacctctaaagacagcagtctcggatactagagtacttgtaacagggtagtgaagtacgtaaactcaGGGTACATTatcaggctaagctacgcggagcctctctaccccaggatacgagtactacttctccggagcaggtccttaggggtccgaactgccttccagcttgaAGGAGTGTCCCCACCtggccacaagccagcaacttaacttggattgttagcaataaaaGGAAGATTCCGCTTAAGagaaaagaatagttaaaccaaggcgaataaatgtaatcaaggtggagcctagataaaactgagaaagaaaatcttctttattattgtggttgtcacggtatacatcagaggtcgggattacgaggtcggacctctaccgctccggaccgttgcttgcctgtttgtgcgatagggccagaggtcgggtttacaaggccGGGCCTTGACCGCTCTAGActcacacgtaggcgccacgttattacaaaggaggaattttcTCAGTCCTATTTTAGGAGTAACCTTCGGCTGCATTCTATACAGCATGTCCTTCTCTGATTGGAAGTGGTACCACTACTCCTGGGTTCTTCATGGtcgtcggaggtgaaggcgccctggatgtgcctgaactgcatcatccagcatcacctcgggagctcggggggctactccttgcctaagagctgtcatatgcttaggtagcatgagacaaattctttggctttgaatagaagaggccccctgccgccgccgtccgccaccgGGAGCCGTCCCGCccgagaagggcggtcgttcgccggcttgtccttggtgctcgcgccaggggccccccacgcctggcggggtcctgtctgcagcagcaccaagcacCCCGGGTGGTGCCGAAGACGATACGACGACACagccaacttcctccgggatggccgtcggctccaggctccatgttgagagaaatccttgagccgacgccatgccgccgcagaggaagcatggccgttgcttgagagaaaaccttgagccgacgtagtggcggcagcgcccagcggcacctccgctgtgcgttgctgcgccggctctgaggtgtcgcagtggcgacgcacaacaaacgccgctgccgtgcgccgccgcactgtGGGCGTTGGCACCCTAGTGCCATGGCATGTGGCGTGGGTGACGCCCTGcctttcttcatcttctcgctcgCCGTTGCAGATGATGAACACAGCCCtagaagcctgaagatccagccagcgcctgACCTCCCCACGGATGGCGCCAAATGtcgcgggatttctagggtacccacagccgggtggcagaacgcacccgcctattcccagagggtgtgtactcgggaaggtactaggcgattgggctaatctggctctgagacaagcacacaagaacacacgatctagagtggttcgggccgccggagcgtaataccctacgtccactggaagaaattttgatcttggttgtgtatgaatctatcctctgccgggtcttggcttattcccagcctga comes from Panicum virgatum strain AP13 chromosome 4K, P.virgatum_v5, whole genome shotgun sequence and encodes:
- the LOC120703135 gene encoding 40S ribosomal protein S15a-1-like, with product MVRVSVLNDALKSMYNAEKRGKRQVMIRPSSKVIIKFLIVMQKHGYIGEFEFVDDHRSGKIVVELNGRLNKCGVISPRFDAGVKEIESWTARLLPSRQFGYIVLTTSAGIMDHEEARRKNVGGKVLGFFY